Proteins encoded within one genomic window of uncultured Fusobacterium sp.:
- a CDS encoding putative RNA methyltransferase, with protein sequence MIICPVCKKELIKSERTYRCENNHSFDMAKQGYLNLLLSNQKHSKTPGDDKEMVLSRKRFLEKDYYKIISDSVNSLIQKNLGDKKSVNILDIGCGEGYYTGNIKKFLTTLGIESNIIGIDISKEAIISAAKTYKNIDWLVASAMNIPLADESMDFIICMFAKIVPEEKMRVLKLGGKLITVSTGEKHLLELKKVVYENVRTEFYSPVEDLKIFKHCGTVNCTGKSFIKENESIKNLFDMTPYKWRSPKEGVERLFSLDSLEITIDVNIDIFEKV encoded by the coding sequence ATGATAATCTGTCCTGTTTGTAAAAAAGAATTAATAAAGAGTGAGAGAACTTATAGATGTGAAAATAACCATTCCTTCGATATGGCAAAACAAGGTTATTTAAATCTTTTACTTTCAAATCAAAAACATAGTAAAACTCCTGGAGATGATAAGGAGATGGTATTAAGTAGAAAAAGATTTTTAGAAAAAGATTACTACAAGATAATATCTGATAGTGTAAATTCTCTTATTCAAAAAAATTTAGGAGATAAAAAAAGTGTAAATATATTGGATATTGGCTGTGGAGAGGGATATTATACTGGAAATATAAAAAAATTTCTAACAACGCTAGGAATAGAGAGTAATATAATAGGAATAGATATTTCAAAAGAGGCTATTATAAGTGCTGCAAAAACTTATAAAAATATAGATTGGCTAGTGGCAAGTGCTATGAATATTCCTTTAGCAGATGAGAGTATGGATTTTATAATCTGTATGTTTGCTAAAATTGTTCCTGAAGAAAAAATGAGAGTTTTAAAATTAGGAGGTAAACTTATAACTGTATCTACAGGAGAAAAACATCTTCTTGAACTTAAAAAAGTAGTTTATGAAAATGTAAGAACTGAGTTTTACTCTCCAGTTGAAGATTTAAAAATATTCAAACATTGTGGTACTGTAAATTGTACTGGAAAATCTTTTATTAAAGAGAATGAGAGCATTAAAAATCTCTTTGATATGACACCATATAAGTGGAGAAGTCCAAAAGAAGGTGTAGAGAGATTATTTTCTTTAGATAGTTTAGAGATTACTATTGACGTTAATATTGATATATTTGAAAAGGTATAA
- the catA gene encoding type A chloramphenicol O-acetyltransferase — protein MKFNYIDIENWKRKSHYQHYLKDVPCTYSMTVKLDITKIVKEKKKLYPTMLYHISKIVNSYEEFRMVLDNEGKVGYYEMMFPCYTFFHKESETFSSLWTEYTDNYEEFCKRYNEDVKNYGDNLEMEGKPNTPLNVFPVSMIPWESFEGFNLNLQRGYDYLLPIFTIGKYYLDGDKYYIPLAIQVHHAVCDGFHLCRFIDSLKKSLGE, from the coding sequence ATGAAGTTTAATTATATAGATATAGAGAATTGGAAAAGAAAAAGTCACTATCAACATTATTTAAAAGATGTTCCATGTACTTATAGTATGACAGTAAAATTAGATATTACCAAAATAGTAAAAGAGAAGAAAAAATTATATCCAACTATGCTTTATCATATTTCAAAAATAGTAAATAGTTATGAAGAGTTTAGAATGGTACTAGATAATGAAGGTAAAGTAGGATATTATGAAATGATGTTTCCTTGTTATACATTTTTTCATAAAGAAAGTGAGACATTTTCTAGCCTTTGGACAGAATATACAGATAATTATGAGGAATTTTGTAAAAGATATAATGAAGATGTTAAAAATTATGGAGATAATTTAGAAATGGAAGGGAAACCAAATACTCCATTAAATGTTTTCCCTGTGTCAATGATTCCTTGGGAAAGTTTTGAGGGATTTAATCTTAATTTACAAAGAGGCTATGATTATCTTCTTCCAATTTTTACTATTGGGAAATATTATTTAGATGGAGATAAATATTATATACCTTTAGCTATACAGGTTCATCATGCTGTTTGTGATGGTTTTCATCTTTGTAGATTTATAGATAGTTTGAAAAAATCATTAGGAGAATAA
- a CDS encoding TatD family hydrolase — translation MKLIDSHAHLDNDQFDEDRAEVLERISEQLEFAVNIGYDIQSSRKSVEYAHKYDFIYAVVGVHPIDIEGYSDEVEKELEELAKDPKVLAIGEIGLDYHWMTQPKEVQQKFFRKQMELARRVGKPVVIHSRDAMEDTLKILNEFPDVGGIFHCYPGSVESAKEVLDRYYLGIGGVLTFKNAKSLVKVVENIPLDKLILETDCPYMAPTPNRGKRNEPVYVQYVAEKIAQLKGITFEEVARATNENTKKAYRMK, via the coding sequence ATGAAATTAATAGATTCACATGCTCACTTAGATAACGATCAATTTGATGAGGATAGAGCAGAGGTTTTAGAAAGAATAAGTGAGCAATTAGAGTTTGCTGTAAATATAGGTTACGATATTCAAAGTAGTAGAAAAAGTGTAGAATATGCCCACAAATATGATTTTATTTATGCAGTAGTAGGAGTACATCCTATTGATATAGAGGGATATTCTGATGAGGTAGAAAAAGAGCTAGAGGAATTAGCAAAAGATCCAAAAGTCCTAGCAATAGGTGAGATAGGACTTGATTATCATTGGATGACTCAACCAAAAGAGGTACAACAAAAGTTTTTTAGAAAACAGATGGAATTAGCAAGACGTGTGGGAAAACCTGTGGTAATTCACTCAAGAGATGCTATGGAAGATACTCTAAAAATTTTAAATGAGTTTCCAGATGTTGGAGGAATATTCCATTGCTATCCAGGATCAGTAGAGTCAGCTAAAGAGGTATTAGATAGATATTATCTTGGAATTGGTGGAGTATTAACTTTTAAAAATGCTAAATCTTTAGTAAAAGTTGTAGAAAATATTCCTTTAGATAAATTAATATTAGAAACAGACTGTCCATATATGGCTCCTACTCCAAATAGAGGAAAAAGAAATGAGCCTGTATATGTACAATATGTAGCTGAGAAAATTGCTCAATTAAAAGGAATAACTTTTGAAGAGGTAGCAAGAGCTACAAATGAAAATACTAAAAAAGCTTATAGAATGAAATAA
- the acpS gene encoding holo-ACP synthase, translating into MILGIGNDIVEIARIEKAIQSEKFKKRVYTTQEIENIEKKGAGKIASYAGRFSAKEAISKAMGTGVREFALTDIEILNDHLGKPIVRFINGLKDKMADKRVELSISHSKEYATAVAIILEKE; encoded by the coding sequence ATGATATTGGGAATAGGAAATGATATTGTAGAAATAGCTAGAATAGAGAAAGCTATTCAAAGTGAGAAATTTAAAAAGAGAGTATATACTACTCAAGAAATAGAAAATATTGAAAAAAAAGGAGCTGGGAAAATAGCTAGTTATGCTGGAAGATTTTCAGCTAAAGAAGCGATTTCTAAAGCTATGGGAACAGGAGTTCGAGAGTTTGCTCTTACAGATATTGAGATTTTAAATGATCATTTAGGAAAGCCTATTGTAAGGTTTATAAATGGATTAAAAGATAAGATGGCAGATAAAAGAGTGGAATTATCTATATCTCATTCAAAGGAATATGCTACTGCTGTGGCGATTATTTTAGAAAAGGAGTAA